From the Priestia aryabhattai genome, one window contains:
- a CDS encoding sensor histidine kinase — protein sequence MKTLYLRIVLTTIAVMVFSSLLAFILANSYYQYSLKPYNDQKLTRMAKDIAAFYESNRDVDQQAYLQHISKLGYQMYVVDSRGHGTFYGREFRNQRLEKSAVQQVLDGKMYHGIANFPSQVFVTGFFDNVLSNTIGVPLKGESNKQQALFIRPDIQLQFGEMRIFFSVIVLLMIVLSILFVLISTRYLVKPIVKLTEATKQVAKGKYSVELYVKRRDEIGALAAHFSEMAKNLEQLEEMRQEFVSNVSHEIQSPLASIQGFSKTLRSAHLSDEQRNEYLSIIEEESRRMSSLSKQLLTLASLDKESEHIDKSTFDVAAQIKQVLFMTEWSWREKELAIEMDLPSTIISGDQKLLHQVWTNLITNSVKFTEEGGTLSLRVHMEGTYCHVEFQDTGIGMSKESLPYIFNRFYKEDKARSRTEGSSGLGLAIVKQIVEMHGGSIHVESEKGKGSTFHVYLPKM from the coding sequence ATGAAGACGCTCTATTTGCGAATCGTCCTCACGACGATTGCTGTGATGGTATTTAGCAGTCTGTTAGCGTTTATTTTAGCAAACTCCTATTATCAGTACAGCTTAAAACCTTATAACGATCAAAAGCTTACGCGCATGGCAAAAGACATTGCCGCCTTTTACGAAAGTAATAGAGACGTGGATCAACAAGCTTATTTACAGCATATCAGTAAATTAGGCTATCAAATGTATGTGGTGGACAGCAGAGGACATGGGACGTTTTACGGACGGGAATTTAGAAATCAGCGCTTAGAAAAGAGTGCTGTTCAACAAGTACTGGACGGAAAAATGTATCACGGAATTGCAAACTTTCCTTCACAGGTGTTTGTGACTGGCTTTTTTGATAATGTGTTATCCAATACCATCGGCGTGCCGTTAAAAGGAGAAAGTAATAAGCAGCAAGCGCTGTTTATTCGACCTGATATTCAGCTGCAGTTCGGGGAAATGCGCATTTTTTTCTCGGTTATTGTACTGCTGATGATTGTATTGAGTATTTTATTTGTGCTTATTAGCACGCGTTATTTAGTAAAGCCAATCGTCAAGCTAACGGAAGCGACGAAACAAGTGGCAAAAGGAAAATATAGCGTCGAGCTGTACGTGAAGCGCCGAGACGAAATCGGCGCGCTTGCTGCTCATTTTTCCGAGATGGCTAAAAACTTAGAACAGCTTGAAGAGATGAGGCAAGAATTTGTATCTAATGTGTCACATGAAATTCAGTCTCCGCTGGCGTCCATTCAAGGATTTTCGAAAACGCTCCGTTCTGCACATCTTTCTGATGAACAAAGAAATGAGTATCTGTCTATTATTGAAGAAGAAAGCCGGCGCATGTCGTCGCTTAGCAAACAGCTTCTTACGCTTGCTTCACTTGATAAAGAAAGCGAGCATATCGACAAAAGCACGTTTGATGTTGCAGCTCAAATCAAGCAAGTGCTGTTTATGACAGAGTGGAGCTGGCGCGAAAAAGAGCTAGCCATTGAAATGGATCTTCCTTCAACGATAATTTCAGGCGATCAAAAACTGCTTCATCAAGTGTGGACAAATCTTATTACAAACAGCGTAAAGTTCACTGAAGAAGGCGGAACGCTGTCTCTTCGCGTTCATATGGAAGGCACGTATTGCCACGTAGAATTTCAAGATACGGGAATCGGCATGTCAAAAGAAAGCCTCCCGTATATTTTTAATCGTTTTTATAAAGAAGATAAAGCAAGAAGTCGGACAGAAGGAAGCAGCGGTCTTGGTTTAGCGATTGTAAAGCAAATTGTCGAGATGCACGGGGGCTCCATTCACGTTGAAAGTGAAAAAGGAAAAGGCAGCACCTTTCATGTCTATCTTCCGAAAATGTAA
- a CDS encoding MerR family transcriptional regulator, translating into MTYTISQVAKKLNVTIYTIRYYDKEGLFPFLDRTASGNRIFKEQDIEWIDLICCLKSTGMQIKDIRTLIENCTLENAVLDKSLQMLMDHKKTVQKEIEEIHHKLETIDYKIKHLPEMYERIVNKPSN; encoded by the coding sequence ATGACGTATACCATTTCACAAGTTGCGAAGAAATTGAACGTTACAATTTATACCATTCGCTATTATGATAAAGAAGGGCTGTTTCCATTTTTAGATCGTACAGCGTCAGGGAATCGCATTTTTAAAGAACAAGATATTGAATGGATCGATTTAATTTGCTGTTTAAAAAGCACTGGTATGCAAATTAAAGATATTCGGACGCTCATTGAAAACTGTACGCTTGAAAATGCCGTGCTTGATAAAAGTCTTCAAATGCTGATGGATCATAAAAAAACAGTGCAAAAAGAAATCGAAGAAATTCATCACAAACTTGAAACCATTGATTACAAAATCAAGCATCTGCCGGAAATGTACGAGCGAATTGTTAACAAGCCTTCAAACTAA
- a CDS encoding DMT family transporter, with amino-acid sequence MNNLSRKKGFFFVTTGAICWGMGGTVAQKLFQEFEISVDWLVSVRLLIAGFLLLMISFMKSNRSQVFGVWKNRKSAFQLVVFGIVGMLAVQYTYMTSIKHGNAAVATLLQYLSPVMIIIYLLLRKQSIFTRQDVITVLLALGGCFFLLTNGSISQLSVPVSAAVWGVFSGVAAAFYTLYAVPLIKKYSSLVIVGWSMVIGGSVMSFIHPPWQLEMSSLSPITYVYVLFIIIFGTMFAFWFYVESLHSLLPKETSLLGSLEPLAAVFTTVVWLKEPFGFYQWMGTACIIGLVLLLTRTKQASSETSLSV; translated from the coding sequence ATGAACAATCTCAGCAGAAAAAAAGGGTTCTTCTTTGTAACAACTGGAGCTATATGTTGGGGGATGGGAGGAACAGTTGCTCAAAAGCTTTTTCAAGAATTTGAAATCAGCGTGGACTGGCTTGTTTCAGTACGGTTGCTCATTGCGGGTTTTTTGCTGCTAATGATTTCATTCATGAAAAGTAACCGTTCTCAGGTATTTGGAGTATGGAAGAATCGAAAGTCAGCTTTTCAGCTCGTAGTTTTTGGGATAGTTGGTATGCTTGCTGTTCAGTATACGTATATGACTTCTATTAAGCATGGAAATGCAGCAGTAGCTACGCTGCTGCAGTATTTATCACCGGTGATGATTATCATTTATTTGCTTTTGCGCAAGCAGTCTATATTTACGCGACAAGACGTTATCACCGTACTGCTCGCACTAGGAGGCTGCTTTTTTTTATTAACAAATGGCTCTATTTCTCAGCTGTCTGTTCCTGTATCTGCCGCTGTTTGGGGAGTTTTTTCAGGTGTAGCGGCAGCGTTTTATACGTTGTATGCGGTGCCGCTAATCAAAAAGTACAGTTCGCTTGTCATCGTTGGCTGGTCAATGGTAATTGGGGGAAGTGTAATGAGCTTTATTCATCCCCCGTGGCAACTAGAGATGTCAAGCTTATCACCAATAACCTATGTCTATGTTTTATTTATCATTATTTTTGGCACGATGTTTGCTTTTTGGTTTTATGTAGAAAGCCTGCACAGTCTTTTGCCTAAAGAAACGAGTTTACTTGGAAGTTTAGAACCTTTAGCCGCCGTTTTCACAACCGTTGTTTGGCTGAAAGAGCCTTTTGGTTTTTATCAATGGATGGGCACAGCCTGTATTATTGGCTTGGTTTTATTGCTGACGCGAACGAAACAAGCGTCTTCTGAGACTTCACTTTCCGTATAA
- a CDS encoding GNAT family N-acetyltransferase encodes MIEKVVPLTAENMQQCINLYMNVFTKKPWNEPWKEDSARERLTDLLNTPKFMGYLFYDQGDLIGMIAGHAKKSYSGMTFYVAELCVSASVQGKGYGSAILNRFENELQKHDINSLYLLTATGGAAQAFYERNGYTVNNQRVVLKKAFV; translated from the coding sequence ATGATCGAAAAAGTAGTACCTCTTACTGCAGAGAATATGCAGCAGTGCATTAACTTGTATATGAATGTATTTACAAAAAAACCTTGGAATGAGCCGTGGAAAGAAGACTCCGCTAGAGAAAGGCTGACTGATTTACTGAACACACCTAAATTTATGGGCTATTTATTTTACGACCAAGGAGATTTGATTGGAATGATTGCAGGTCATGCGAAAAAATCATACAGCGGTATGACCTTTTACGTGGCCGAACTTTGCGTCAGCGCGAGCGTGCAAGGAAAAGGATACGGTTCAGCTATCTTAAATCGGTTTGAGAACGAACTTCAAAAGCACGATATCAACAGTTTGTATCTTTTAACAGCGACTGGAGGAGCTGCACAGGCGTTTTATGAAAGAAACGGCTATACTGTAAATAATCAGCGTGTCGTCTTGAAAAAAGCGTTTGTGTAA
- a CDS encoding ABC transporter ATP-binding protein: protein MSEEKLVLERVSKSFGDGENSVVVLNEVSLCVKAGELVAIVGPSGSGKSTFLSIAGALLSPSRGRVIIDGSEINEMSSAQMNSIRLKKIGFIFQSANLIPYLTVRDQLLLVTELEGNRNKEAKKRADDLLEKLGLAHRKHHYPESLSGGERQRVAIARAWMNNPEIIFADEPTASLDSERGRAVVQMLADEVKLRGKAAVMVTHDQRMLDLCDRVVWMEDGKLVESNNVKV from the coding sequence ATGAGTGAAGAAAAATTAGTTTTAGAACGTGTTAGCAAGTCTTTTGGAGACGGAGAGAACTCTGTAGTTGTGTTAAATGAAGTATCGCTGTGTGTGAAAGCCGGAGAGCTTGTGGCTATCGTTGGGCCTTCGGGTTCTGGGAAAAGCACATTTTTATCCATTGCAGGCGCCCTGCTTTCACCGTCTAGAGGGCGTGTGATTATTGACGGTAGCGAGATTAATGAAATGTCTTCAGCGCAAATGAACAGCATTCGTCTGAAGAAAATCGGCTTTATCTTTCAATCAGCTAATTTAATCCCATATTTAACGGTTCGCGATCAGCTGCTTCTTGTAACCGAACTAGAAGGAAATCGAAATAAAGAAGCGAAAAAAAGGGCGGATGATTTGCTCGAAAAACTAGGGCTTGCTCATCGAAAGCATCACTATCCTGAAAGTCTATCGGGAGGAGAACGCCAGCGGGTAGCCATTGCAAGAGCGTGGATGAACAACCCTGAAATTATCTTCGCAGACGAGCCGACGGCAAGCTTGGATTCAGAGCGAGGAAGAGCAGTCGTTCAAATGCTCGCTGATGAAGTGAAACTAAGGGGAAAAGCAGCTGTAATGGTTACACATGACCAAAGAATGCTGGATTTATGTGATCGTGTTGTGTGGATGGAAGATGGAAAATTAGTAGAATCAAATAACGTGAAAGTCTAA
- a CDS encoding response regulator transcription factor, with the protein MIHILLANDDAHMRQLVRHYLQLEGYMVHEAKDGEEASGLLVKQHIHLAVVDIMMPHKDGYQVCEEIRSYYDFPIILLTAKDQLEDKEKGFLAGTDDYVTKPFEPKELIFRIKALLRRYEVVNEKMLELNNTSIDRKSYEVHCNGQLLILPMKEFELLAQLASYPGRIFTREELIHLIWGADFNGDNRTIDVHVKRLRERFERTDDFVITTVRGVGYKLEVTAK; encoded by the coding sequence ATGATTCACATTTTACTGGCGAATGACGATGCCCATATGCGGCAATTGGTTCGCCACTATTTGCAGCTTGAAGGCTATATGGTGCATGAAGCAAAAGATGGAGAGGAAGCTTCGGGTCTGCTTGTTAAGCAGCACATTCATTTAGCGGTTGTCGATATTATGATGCCTCATAAAGACGGATATCAAGTGTGCGAAGAAATACGCAGTTATTATGATTTCCCCATTATTTTATTAACAGCAAAAGACCAGCTAGAAGACAAAGAAAAAGGCTTTTTAGCAGGAACAGATGACTATGTGACAAAGCCGTTTGAACCAAAAGAATTGATTTTTCGAATCAAAGCGCTGCTTCGCCGGTACGAAGTGGTAAATGAAAAAATGCTTGAGCTGAACAACACCTCTATTGACCGAAAAAGCTATGAAGTGCATTGCAACGGACAGCTGTTGATTCTTCCAATGAAAGAGTTTGAGCTATTAGCTCAGCTTGCGAGCTATCCAGGAAGAATTTTTACGAGAGAAGAATTAATTCATCTGATATGGGGAGCGGATTTTAATGGAGATAACCGCACAATCGATGTACACGTAAAAAGGCTGCGCGAACGATTTGAACGTACCGATGATTTTGTGATTACGACGGTTCGAGGAGTCGGCTATAAGCTTGAGGTGACAGCAAAATGA
- a CDS encoding AraC family transcriptional regulator, translating to MPAAHFKIGENLKELTTHRTVELPVACYQTTIGDHINGYIPLHWHDELQFVLVIKGDASFQINEKTVTVKQGHGLFINSGCLHMTEDIHKSGCVYICLNVSPHFLMPKELFTNYVYPYIHATNLSHLLINPNQAWGNNILESIHRIYVWIHKQPHHYEIEIASELTILWKNLILNGLQLKYNEKEMIKNQRMKQMLNWIHLHFAEKITLDDIAKAGQLSRSECCRYFKKMLKKTPLTYVLNYRIQQSLVLLQQAEANVTDVAYQVGFNSTSYFINQFRKEMKMTPLTYRKKKLHISSHH from the coding sequence ATGCCAGCAGCCCATTTTAAAATTGGTGAAAACTTAAAAGAGCTAACGACCCATCGCACCGTTGAGCTGCCAGTAGCATGTTATCAAACTACGATCGGCGATCACATAAACGGCTACATCCCTCTTCACTGGCATGATGAGCTTCAATTTGTGTTGGTTATAAAAGGTGATGCGTCTTTTCAAATAAACGAAAAAACAGTGACTGTAAAACAAGGCCACGGACTGTTTATTAACAGCGGATGTCTTCATATGACCGAAGACATACACAAATCCGGCTGCGTGTACATTTGCTTAAATGTTTCTCCTCATTTTCTTATGCCGAAAGAGCTTTTTACAAATTACGTCTATCCCTACATTCATGCAACGAACCTATCACATCTATTAATTAATCCTAATCAAGCATGGGGAAACAACATTTTAGAGTCTATACATAGGATATACGTATGGATCCACAAGCAGCCGCACCACTATGAAATAGAGATTGCATCAGAGCTCACTATACTTTGGAAAAATTTAATTCTTAACGGTTTGCAGCTAAAATACAATGAAAAAGAGATGATCAAAAATCAGCGGATGAAGCAAATGCTTAATTGGATTCATTTGCACTTTGCTGAAAAGATTACGCTCGATGATATTGCCAAAGCCGGTCAATTGAGCCGTTCTGAATGCTGTCGATATTTTAAGAAAATGTTAAAAAAAACGCCTTTGACCTATGTATTAAACTATCGAATTCAGCAAAGCTTAGTCCTATTGCAGCAAGCAGAAGCAAATGTGACAGATGTCGCCTATCAAGTAGGATTTAATAGTACAAGCTATTTTATTAATCAGTTTCGAAAAGAAATGAAGATGACTCCGCTCACGTATCGAAAAAAGAAGCTACACATCTCATCACATCACTAA
- a CDS encoding ABC transporter permease produces the protein MFLALRELKHAKLRYLLIGVIMVLIVWLVLFVSGLAKGLSSDNASAVQEMNGNYVVLQKEADQRLTRSVLSINKTKDIQQISGKKKAEPLGVMMTAVINEGKEKKIDASFFAVSTNGFLAPKVTEGKMITDDSKHEAVADSSLKGEGVKLGDTIKDTASGKSFTIVGFTENQSFSHAPVIHINLNEWNTLESTGAFNAVVLNMNDKKANALQKKVADIDVISKSEALKGIPGYQEEQGSLLMMVAFLFIIGAFVLAVFFYVMTLQKMNQFGVLKAIGAKTSYLARTILSQVVVLTLCSLVISIGLTYGVAAVLPNSMPFDLDLSLIAGCSALFVAVSVLSSLLSLYRVAKVDAVEAIGRAV, from the coding sequence ATGTTTTTGGCTTTACGTGAATTGAAACATGCGAAGCTGCGCTATTTACTCATTGGCGTGATTATGGTGTTAATTGTATGGCTTGTGCTTTTTGTATCAGGCTTAGCAAAGGGCCTCTCCTCTGACAATGCTTCAGCTGTTCAAGAAATGAACGGGAATTACGTTGTGCTTCAAAAAGAAGCGGATCAGCGCCTGACGCGTTCTGTTTTATCGATAAACAAAACAAAAGACATTCAGCAAATCAGCGGCAAGAAAAAAGCTGAGCCTCTTGGCGTTATGATGACGGCGGTTATAAATGAAGGAAAAGAGAAAAAAATAGACGCCTCGTTTTTTGCTGTAAGCACAAACGGATTTTTAGCTCCGAAGGTAACAGAAGGTAAGATGATTACAGACGATTCTAAACATGAAGCCGTGGCGGACTCTTCGCTAAAAGGAGAGGGAGTAAAACTCGGTGATACGATAAAAGATACGGCTTCAGGAAAAAGCTTTACGATTGTTGGTTTTACAGAGAATCAGTCGTTTAGTCACGCGCCTGTCATTCATATTAATCTGAACGAGTGGAATACACTTGAAAGCACAGGTGCTTTTAATGCAGTGGTATTAAACATGAACGATAAAAAAGCAAATGCTCTTCAAAAAAAGGTAGCTGACATTGACGTGATTAGTAAAAGTGAAGCGTTAAAAGGAATTCCTGGTTATCAAGAAGAACAGGGCTCGCTGTTAATGATGGTCGCGTTTCTTTTTATCATTGGAGCCTTTGTATTAGCCGTTTTTTTCTATGTGATGACGCTTCAAAAAATGAATCAGTTTGGCGTGTTGAAAGCTATAGGGGCAAAAACAAGCTATTTAGCGCGAACGATTTTATCTCAAGTGGTTGTCTTAACTTTATGTAGTCTTGTCATTAGTATTGGGCTGACATACGGAGTAGCTGCAGTATTGCCGAATTCGATGCCGTTTGACTTAGACCTGTCGCTAATCGCAGGCTGTTCGGCTCTGTTTGTAGCTGTTTCTGTACTGAGTTCATTATTATCGCTGTATCGCGTAGCAAAAGTAGATGCGGTTGAAGCGATTGGGAGGGCTGTTTAA
- a CDS encoding PhzF family phenazine biosynthesis protein: MKSIQYSIVDVFAQGKYTGNQLAVFQDAGTLSDKDMQQIAKEINFSETTFITSTSTKKGEYDVRIFTPNEEVPFAGHPTLGTAYVIREELEEKDTGELILHYKAGPTPVTYDEQKDVLWMKQSQPTFGKVLDKKQVADVLNLEEAHIDTRFPVQEVSTGLPVILVPLISLEVAKKINVDKEKYFKLIENTEAKAIMVFSPETYHEDHQLNVRDFADYYGVPEDAATGSANGCLAAYLVKYRYFKQPVIDIRVEQGYEIGRPSLLHVKASYDGENFHIKVGGKVEMIARGEWIL; the protein is encoded by the coding sequence ATGAAAAGTATTCAGTATTCAATCGTTGATGTATTTGCACAAGGAAAATATACGGGAAATCAGCTCGCTGTTTTTCAAGACGCAGGAACTCTTTCAGATAAAGATATGCAGCAAATTGCTAAAGAAATTAATTTCTCTGAAACGACGTTTATTACGTCGACTTCTACAAAAAAAGGAGAATATGACGTGCGGATTTTCACTCCTAATGAAGAGGTGCCATTTGCAGGGCATCCGACACTAGGAACCGCTTATGTTATTCGAGAGGAATTAGAAGAAAAAGATACAGGGGAGCTTATTCTTCATTATAAAGCAGGCCCTACTCCCGTTACATACGATGAACAAAAAGATGTACTATGGATGAAACAAAGCCAGCCAACATTTGGGAAAGTGCTAGATAAAAAGCAAGTGGCGGATGTGTTAAACCTTGAGGAAGCTCATATCGATACGCGTTTTCCTGTTCAAGAAGTATCCACTGGTCTGCCGGTCATCCTTGTCCCTTTGATATCTTTAGAAGTAGCTAAAAAGATAAACGTAGACAAAGAAAAATATTTTAAACTGATAGAAAATACGGAAGCTAAAGCGATTATGGTATTTTCACCAGAAACCTATCACGAAGATCATCAGTTAAACGTGCGAGATTTTGCTGATTATTACGGCGTGCCAGAAGATGCAGCAACCGGCAGCGCCAACGGCTGTTTGGCAGCATATTTAGTTAAATACCGTTATTTTAAGCAGCCCGTGATTGACATACGTGTAGAACAAGGATACGAAATAGGAAGACCGTCTTTACTGCATGTAAAAGCTAGTTATGACGGAGAGAATTTTCATATTAAAGTAGGCGGCAAAGTAGAGATGATTGCGCGCGGTGAATGGATTTTGTAA
- a CDS encoding shikimate kinase, producing MCAGKTTVGEKVAEKLNIPQCSMDEVRFSYYREIGFSKETQQNIREEQGFQDMYAYWKPFEAYAVKRILEEYKHAVIDFGAGHSVYEDRKLFQQVEKTSKPYPSLFLLLPSSDREESIQILHQRLQQITDDKDVFELNKHFVTHPSNHKLAKQTIYTKGKSADTVAEEIISYV from the coding sequence ATGTGCGCTGGGAAAACGACGGTCGGTGAAAAAGTAGCAGAAAAACTAAATATTCCTCAGTGCTCAATGGATGAAGTGCGTTTTTCCTATTACCGGGAAATAGGATTCAGCAAAGAAACACAGCAAAACATTCGAGAAGAACAAGGATTTCAAGACATGTACGCCTATTGGAAACCGTTTGAAGCATATGCCGTTAAAAGAATACTAGAAGAGTACAAACATGCGGTTATTGATTTTGGCGCCGGCCACTCAGTGTACGAAGACAGAAAGTTGTTTCAACAAGTAGAAAAAACATCAAAACCTTATCCGTCTCTGTTTTTATTGCTTCCGAGTTCTGATAGGGAAGAGTCCATACAGATATTACATCAAAGATTGCAACAAATAACGGATGACAAAGATGTCTTTGAACTTAACAAACATTTTGTAACGCATCCATCAAATCACAAATTAGCAAAGCAAACGATATACACAAAGGGAAAGTCGGCAGATACAGTAGCGGAAGAAATTATTTCATATGTATAA
- a CDS encoding aldo/keto reductase: MKYHTIANTDLHVSNLIMGNMRLTELSLQEAEKLIRTAMEEEINFFDHADIYGPDYVGQCEEYFANAIQMNLSLREKMVIQSKCGINSAKNYYDFSKKHIIDSVNGSLERLKTDYLDLLLLHRPDPLMDPEEVAEAFNELQSSGKVRHFGVSNHNPAQIQLLEKYINQKLVVNQVQFSIAHTPIIDSGISLNMGIDQAVNRDSSVLDYCRLNDITLQAWSPFQNGFFEGPFLGDKEKFGKLNEVIDRIASKYSVTNTAIAVAWITTHPANIQVVLGTTNIQRMKDASKGSEIKLTREEWYDIYKAAGNMVP; the protein is encoded by the coding sequence ATGAAGTATCATACAATTGCTAATACTGACTTACACGTATCAAATTTAATTATGGGAAACATGCGTTTAACAGAGCTTTCTTTACAAGAAGCAGAGAAGCTAATCCGCACAGCGATGGAAGAAGAAATTAACTTTTTTGACCATGCTGATATTTACGGTCCTGATTATGTAGGACAATGCGAAGAATATTTTGCAAACGCTATACAAATGAATCTAAGTCTTCGTGAAAAAATGGTGATTCAAAGTAAATGCGGCATTAACTCAGCGAAAAATTACTATGACTTTTCAAAGAAGCATATCATAGACTCTGTTAACGGCAGCTTAGAGCGTTTAAAAACAGATTACTTAGATCTTTTATTACTGCATCGTCCAGATCCGCTAATGGACCCTGAAGAAGTAGCAGAAGCATTTAATGAACTTCAAAGCAGCGGAAAGGTACGTCACTTTGGTGTGTCGAACCACAACCCAGCGCAAATTCAGCTGCTTGAAAAATACATCAATCAAAAGCTTGTCGTAAACCAAGTGCAGTTCAGCATCGCACATACGCCAATTATTGATTCCGGTATTTCTTTAAATATGGGAATTGACCAAGCTGTTAACCGCGACAGCAGCGTGCTTGATTATTGCCGCTTAAACGATATAACGCTTCAAGCATGGTCGCCGTTCCAAAACGGATTTTTTGAAGGACCTTTCCTAGGTGATAAAGAGAAATTTGGAAAGTTAAACGAAGTGATTGATCGCATCGCAAGTAAATATAGCGTGACGAATACAGCGATTGCCGTTGCATGGATTACAACTCATCCTGCAAACATTCAAGTAGTGCTTGGTACTACAAATATTCAACGCATGAAAGATGCAAGCAAAGGTTCAGAAATCAAGTTAACGCGCGAAGAATGGTATGATATTTATAAAGCCGCTGGCAACATGGTGCCTTAA
- a CDS encoding YjcZ family sporulation protein produces the protein MGFYGGCGYGGYGYGGGCGYGSGFALIIVLFILLIIIGCACWGGFGGC, from the coding sequence ATGGGCTTCTATGGTGGCTGTGGTTATGGCGGTTATGGTTACGGCGGCGGCTGCGGGTATGGCAGTGGCTTTGCTTTAATCATCGTATTATTCATTTTATTAATCATCATCGGCTGTGCTTGCTGGGGAGGATTTGGCGGTTGCTAA
- a CDS encoding GAF domain-containing sensor histidine kinase → MEERNINEKAVWDVLQMASEVVGSRTLFVGIFDEQFSVMKAFNKEGGSLVEDGLTLPLELAVCNLVTCDEPLVIPNTKRDVRTSSLAIIDGARVGSYLGTPIVLEDGRMFGTLCAVDPDPYEFSESEIQGLNRLAGILSHIIYKNQAAVLPKIEEKILQLDKLALVGQLAAGLAHEIRNPMQSVRGFIQFLFNENDQAEPFQKIVLDELDRMNELINNFLLVTQPTAPKKENVSIVEVIHDTVAFLKSEAALYNVEMNVRIEGAIPLVSIDPAQMRQVFMNLLKNAIEAMEKKKRGEVNLIIKEWEGWAFIDIQDTGSGIPLSIINKVGNPFFSTKDGSGMGLGLSICKTIINEHNGTLAIESNENGTVVTVKLPLTL, encoded by the coding sequence ATGGAAGAGAGGAACATCAATGAAAAAGCCGTTTGGGATGTATTGCAGATGGCTAGCGAAGTAGTCGGAAGCAGGACGCTGTTTGTAGGGATTTTCGACGAACAATTTTCAGTTATGAAAGCCTTTAATAAAGAAGGGGGAAGTCTTGTAGAAGATGGACTGACCCTGCCGTTAGAACTTGCGGTATGCAACTTAGTCACATGCGATGAACCCCTTGTTATTCCCAATACAAAACGCGATGTCAGAACGTCTAGCTTAGCCATCATTGATGGTGCTAGGGTAGGTTCTTATTTAGGAACACCTATTGTGCTAGAAGACGGGAGAATGTTTGGTACCTTATGTGCGGTCGATCCGGATCCTTATGAGTTTAGCGAAAGTGAAATCCAAGGATTAAACCGACTGGCTGGTATTTTGTCTCATATTATTTATAAAAATCAAGCGGCTGTTTTGCCGAAAATTGAAGAGAAAATTCTGCAGCTCGATAAATTAGCGCTCGTAGGACAGCTAGCAGCAGGACTAGCTCATGAGATTCGAAACCCCATGCAGTCGGTGCGGGGCTTTATCCAATTTTTATTTAATGAAAATGATCAGGCTGAGCCCTTTCAAAAAATTGTTCTTGATGAACTAGATCGTATGAATGAACTCATTAATAACTTCTTGCTTGTAACGCAGCCAACAGCTCCTAAAAAAGAAAACGTATCGATTGTAGAAGTTATTCACGATACCGTTGCTTTCTTGAAAAGTGAAGCGGCGCTATACAATGTCGAAATGAACGTAAGGATAGAAGGAGCCATTCCGCTTGTATCAATCGATCCTGCTCAAATGAGACAAGTGTTTATGAATCTTTTGAAAAACGCCATCGAGGCAATGGAGAAAAAGAAACGAGGCGAAGTAAATCTGATCATCAAAGAATGGGAAGGTTGGGCTTTTATTGACATTCAAGATACCGGTTCTGGCATTCCGCTATCCATTATTAATAAAGTAGGAAACCCATTTTTCTCAACAAAAGATGGAAGCGGCATGGGGTTAGGGCTTTCCATTTGTAAAACCATCATCAACGAGCATAACGGTACGCTTGCGATTGAAAGTAATGAGAACGGGACAGTGGTGACGGTGAAGCTTCCTTTGACACTTTAA